The following proteins are encoded in a genomic region of Ornithodoros turicata isolate Travis chromosome 6, ASM3712646v1, whole genome shotgun sequence:
- the LOC135398377 gene encoding uncharacterized protein LOC135398377 has product MRLKEYFFDKPNSNPNPFKPTSDFTPDANRDKALDMYIKAVQRDVLDAYNNSSNRKTKPNLTAAEQRSLSDLQNCGDIIIKRANKGGAIVVMNKEDYLNEGFRPLGCNTFYEPLDSDPTNKIAAEITKTLKSLKAREIIDSCLYEFLAPHNPKPGRFYMLPKIHKPGNPRRLIVSSIGTATEKISSFVDHLLKDIPPRLPSYIKDTNHFLEILSKCEPPNASLLVTQDVTSLYTNIPHEDGVLAAEAAYLKYSDRAVDPSVLPALLNLILKNNNFEFDGRQYLQINGTAMGAKMAPTYANIFMGALQDKFRAVRDKKPSLYKRFLDDIFMVWPHSEEDLRGFISDFGLVHPAIKFTHSFSATTVNFLDVKVTLTEKNH; this is encoded by the coding sequence ATGCGCCTAAAAGAATATTTTTTCGACAAACCTAACTCCAATCCGAATCCCTTTAAACCAACTTCTGATTTCACACCCGATGCCAACCGCGACAAAGCCCTGGACATGTACATCAAGGCTGTTCAAAGGGATGTACTTGACGCATACAACAATTCATCTAACCGCAAAACTAAACCAAATTTAACAGCagctgagcagcgcagcctcTCCGACTTACAGAACTGTGGCGATATCATTATCAAAAGGGCAAACAAGGGAGGTGCAATCGTAGTGATGAACAAAGAGGACTACCTTAACGAGGGCTTCCGACCGCTGGGCTGTAACACGTTCTATGAGCCGCTTGACAGTGATCCAACAAATAAGATAGCTGCCGAAATCACAAAAACCCTAAAATCCCTAAAAGCGCGTGAAATAATCGACTCCTGCCTATATGAATTTCTAGCTCCCCACAATCCTAAACCAGGCAGGTTCTACATGCTACCGAAAATCCATAAACCAGGAAACCCAAGGCGACTTATAGTTTCCTCAATCGGCACCGCAACGGAGAAAATTTCTAGCTTCGTTGACCACCtccttaaagatatacctccccgattaccctcatatattaaagacaccaaccatttcctcgaaatacttagcaaatgtgaaccacccaatgcaagcttgcttgtaaCGCAAGACGTGACCTCCCTTTACactaacatcccacatgagGATGGCGTGCTAGCAGCGGAGGCAGCGTATCTGAAGTACTCCGATCGCGCGGTTGACCCATCTGTATTACCAGCGCTACTCAACTTGatcctcaaaaataataacttcgaatttgacggccgccagtatctacaaataaatggcacagctatgggagctaagatggcaccaacgtacgcaaatattttcatgggtgcACTACAGGACAAATTTCGAgccgtgcgcgacaaaaaacctagtctatacaaacgcttcctggacgacatattcatggttTGGCCACATTCCGAAGAAGATCTCAGAGGATTCATTAGCGATTTCGGCCTGGTACACCccgccatcaagttcacccactccttctcggcaacgactgttaatttcctagatgtaaaagtaaccttaaccgagaAGAACCACTGA